In one window of Candidatus Neomarinimicrobiota bacterium DNA:
- a CDS encoding polymer-forming cytoskeletal protein, producing MVKEENSQTNTIVGPNTVIQGNLDIKGSVLIYGTVLGDVHSNGQVRTAKDSLIKGAVVAQEAVIDGELDGSLTTKGRSTLGSSAKMVGELRAQLLVIEEGAQYTGKCQMEGAKVSAPKTTDGSPAKEGSDQKTKAANAEAAG from the coding sequence ATGGTTAAAGAAGAAAACTCACAGACTAACACTATCGTTGGGCCGAATACCGTGATTCAGGGAAACCTGGATATCAAGGGTTCGGTACTGATCTATGGTACCGTTTTAGGGGATGTGCACTCCAACGGGCAGGTGCGCACAGCGAAGGATTCCCTGATCAAAGGGGCCGTGGTGGCTCAGGAGGCTGTGATTGACGGCGAGCTGGACGGGAGCCTCACTACCAAGGGCCGGTCCACCTTGGGCAGTTCGGCTAAAATGGTGGGCGAGCTCCGGGCTCAGCTGCTGGTGATCGAAGAAGGTGCCCAGTATACGGGCAAGTGTCAGATGGAGGGTGCCAAGGTCAGTGCACCCAAGACCACCGATGGTTCCCCTGCCAAGGAGGGTTCCGATCAGAAGACCAAGGCGGCCAATGCGGAGGCCGCCGGCTAA
- a CDS encoding ATP synthase F0 subunit C, whose translation MVTSAAGAEEAAGVSNAIAYLGAAIGAAMVVIGAALGIGRFATAAAESTARQPEAAADIRTAINLPLFLLEGVAIIAEVVCLLIALK comes from the coding sequence ATGGTTACCTCGGCCGCCGGGGCTGAGGAGGCGGCGGGTGTATCCAATGCCATCGCTTACCTGGGCGCGGCCATCGGTGCCGCCATGGTGGTCATCGGCGCGGCGCTGGGTATTGGCCGGTTTGCCACCGCCGCCGCCGAAAGCACTGCTCGCCAGCCCGAAGCCGCCGCTGACATCCGCACCGCCATCAACCTGCCCCTGTTCCTCCTGGAAGGGGTGGCCATTATTGCCGAGGTGGTCTGCCTGCTCATCGCCCTGAAGTGA
- a CDS encoding AtpZ/AtpI family protein: MSPISGSSRGAISAAYTLTGAVLILGAVGYFLDRKFDTEPYLLLGGLLLGVAVGLYDLWKAMFQTKGGK; this comes from the coding sequence ATGTCGCCAATTTCGGGTTCTTCGAGGGGAGCTATCTCGGCCGCTTATACCCTGACGGGAGCGGTCTTAATCCTCGGAGCAGTGGGCTACTTTCTGGATCGAAAGTTTGACACCGAACCCTACCTTCTGCTCGGAGGGCTTCTTCTGGGTGTGGCCGTAGGGCTGTATGATCTCTGGAAGGCCATGTTTCAAACTAAAGGAGGTAAATGA
- the atpB gene encoding F0F1 ATP synthase subunit A, producing the protein MEAIEHSENIGAIILHHVSNSEPLVPLHLFGLDISISKHVIMLWLAGALVATAFLLGTRRYRREEQPIPSGFSNFLELVVDFVHNQIVVPNVGRQYASFWSPVILAFFTLILTANFLGLIPFFDLIPGGGTATSNIIVTGSLAFITFMAVIVAGSLAHGVIGYWRNLAPRGVPWPVLFILVPIELLGMIVRPFALTMRLAANMTAGHIAMLAILAPIFLMANAWIGIGSVVLNVGINFLEIIVALVQAYVFTLLSSVFVGAAINPEH; encoded by the coding sequence ATGGAAGCGATAGAACATAGCGAAAATATCGGTGCCATTATCCTCCACCACGTCTCAAACAGCGAGCCGTTGGTGCCCCTGCACCTGTTTGGCCTGGATATCTCGATCAGCAAGCATGTGATCATGCTCTGGCTTGCCGGGGCGCTGGTGGCCACGGCCTTTCTGCTGGGCACCCGGCGCTATCGTCGGGAGGAGCAGCCGATACCCTCCGGATTCAGCAACTTCCTGGAGCTGGTAGTGGACTTCGTCCACAACCAGATCGTGGTGCCCAATGTGGGTCGCCAGTATGCTTCGTTCTGGTCGCCGGTGATCCTGGCTTTCTTCACGCTGATCCTGACGGCCAATTTCCTGGGGCTGATACCCTTCTTTGACCTGATCCCCGGGGGCGGCACCGCCACGAGCAACATCATTGTTACCGGCTCCCTGGCGTTCATCACCTTCATGGCGGTGATAGTGGCCGGCAGTCTGGCGCACGGAGTAATCGGGTACTGGCGGAACCTGGCACCCAGAGGTGTGCCCTGGCCGGTCCTGTTTATCCTGGTGCCCATTGAACTGCTGGGCATGATTGTCCGGCCCTTTGCCCTCACCATGCGACTGGCTGCTAATATGACCGCCGGGCATATCGCCATGCTGGCTATTCTGGCGCCCATCTTTCTCATGGCCAATGCCTGGATCGGCATCGGATCAGTGGTACTTAATGTGGGGATCAATTTTCTCGAAATTATCGTTGCCCTGGTGCAGGCGTATGTGTTCACCCTCCTTTCGTCGGTGTTCGTCGGTGCGGCCATTAACCCGGAGCATTAG
- the atpF gene encoding F0F1 ATP synthase subunit B, translating into MEQLVRFDTGLIFWTWITFFMVLAILAWKAWRPMIRALDRREAGIRSALEAADKARWESEELTARVEEQIRRGRLEAQEILSQARSAAEKVRVELEEAAKKKADELVARAQEQIKAERERALREVRTTVVDLSLYLAGKVMERNLTTEDNKKLVEASLRRIGKA; encoded by the coding sequence ATGGAGCAGCTGGTTCGATTTGACACGGGCCTTATCTTCTGGACGTGGATCACATTTTTTATGGTACTGGCCATTTTGGCCTGGAAGGCGTGGCGGCCCATGATCAGAGCCCTGGATCGGCGCGAGGCGGGCATTCGCAGCGCCCTGGAAGCTGCGGACAAAGCCCGCTGGGAGTCAGAAGAGCTCACTGCCAGAGTAGAAGAACAGATCCGGCGGGGTCGCCTGGAAGCCCAGGAAATACTATCTCAAGCCCGGAGCGCAGCCGAAAAAGTGCGGGTAGAGCTCGAGGAAGCCGCCAAGAAGAAGGCCGATGAGCTCGTTGCCAGGGCCCAGGAGCAGATCAAGGCCGAACGCGAGCGGGCCCTGCGGGAAGTCCGGACCACCGTGGTGGACCTGTCCCTCTACCTGGCTGGCAAAGTCATGGAGCGCAACCTGACCACGGAGGATAATAAGAAATTGGTGGAGGCGAGCCTCCGCCGGATCGGGAAAGCCTGA
- a CDS encoding M23 family metallopeptidase, with the protein MRAGHMGVALLAVALVGIALVGGWIVTLLQVADYTDLQAENRRLESYRDKVRHVILDNSQYGLIGVDLLRELELSIDLEDDHGEPLSILEGRRGGIFIDQIYINFLENIPTFPPVNGYVTRGLQLHELDLQVNHEGIDIAAPAGGIVAAAASGLVVFSRWTEDLGYMIILSHGDGYFTVYGHNQTNLVSARQWVERGEPIALVGDTGISQGPHLHFEIWKDARSIDPRLFIDLYRTQDVSVETHG; encoded by the coding sequence GTGAGAGCAGGCCATATGGGTGTTGCCCTCCTGGCAGTCGCCCTGGTAGGGATCGCACTGGTAGGGGGCTGGATAGTTACCCTGCTGCAGGTGGCCGATTACACTGATCTTCAGGCCGAGAACCGGCGGCTGGAAAGTTATCGGGATAAAGTCCGCCATGTGATCCTCGATAATAGCCAGTACGGTCTCATCGGCGTGGATCTCCTGCGCGAATTAGAACTGTCCATTGATCTGGAGGATGACCACGGGGAACCGTTGAGCATATTGGAAGGTCGACGAGGGGGGATTTTCATTGATCAGATTTACATTAATTTTCTGGAAAATATCCCTACCTTTCCGCCGGTCAACGGTTATGTGACCCGCGGGTTGCAGCTGCACGAGCTGGACCTCCAGGTTAATCATGAGGGCATCGATATTGCAGCGCCCGCTGGGGGAATAGTGGCCGCTGCCGCCTCCGGTCTGGTGGTGTTTTCCCGCTGGACTGAGGATCTCGGCTACATGATTATTCTCAGCCATGGCGACGGATACTTTACCGTCTATGGCCATAACCAGACCAATCTGGTATCCGCCCGGCAGTGGGTGGAACGGGGTGAGCCTATCGCTCTGGTCGGTGACACGGGCATCAGTCAGGGTCCGCATCTGCATTTTGAGATCTGGAAGGATGCCAGATCGATAGATCCCCGGCTCTTTATTGACCTTTATAGAACACAGGACGTCTCAGTAGAAACCCATGGTTAA